From one Solirubrobacterales bacterium genomic stretch:
- the rpmB gene encoding 50S ribosomal protein L28 codes for MARVCHSCGKGPAFGNNRSHSMVATRRRFNANLQKIRIVEGGVKKRVNVCTRCLKANKVAKSA; via the coding sequence ATGGCTCGCGTATGTCACTCCTGTGGAAAAGGTCCCGCCTTCGGTAACAACCGGAGCCACTCGATGGTCGCCACCCGGCGCCGCTTCAACGCGAACCTGCAGAAGATCCGGATCGTCGAAGGCGGCGTGAAGAAGCGGGTCAACGTCTGCACCCGTTGTCTCAAGGCGAACAAGGTCGCCAAGTCGGCCTGA
- a CDS encoding ATP-dependent DNA helicase RecG, producing the protein MAARKPVAPPGFGQARDSIPGWRTLLQAPVRWPQPQRLEAPISNLPGIGPALSGRAAETGVETVTDLLWRVPRALDAPPGTRLIEELEPGEVTILAVEIERSRRVRTRKRGLSVIEARVADSSGAVKATWFNQPWLAERLMPGSRFLLEGRLGPKGFTVSASEPLGGAVTVGPAGGSIRWDRPDTELPSQLSSDAPRVSRPGGAEIGPARWRRWVFEACRLAALAADPVPAELLTARGLPVSAAAFREIHFPENEERAGLALKRLAWEELLLYRAAIENRRRRERDASGPAVPLDGPDRVGTAWLERLPFNLTEDQARAIAGIRVELAGTAPMRRLLMGEVGSGKTVVALAAALRAAESDAQTALMAPTGVLAEQHAGSIDRLLDGTGVRVGLLTGATTGSARKMVLDAAAGGELDLLVGTHALLEPEVRFRRLALAIVDEEHRFGVRQRARLEAKASSGESAHLLHLSATPIPRTLSLTLYGDLDVTTLRELPSGRGPVRTELARETDRTSVFARVRDELDRGRQAFVVCSLIEESEELEARAAASEAERLAEAELAGYEVGLVHGRMKPGEKERAMAAFADGRTRILVSTTVIEVGIDVPNATVMVIEGAERFGLSQIHQLRGRIGRGEHGGTCFLLPGGGGAMARRRLAELTRESDGFRLAELDLEMRGEGEITGTRQHGVPRFRAASLPRDGELLEAACGDLARLGEGPDAELLAAAGEARFGRVGRSDRSGGEGTER; encoded by the coding sequence GTGGCTGCTCGCAAGCCAGTAGCACCGCCGGGCTTCGGTCAGGCCCGCGACTCGATTCCGGGGTGGCGGACCCTGCTTCAGGCTCCGGTCCGCTGGCCGCAGCCGCAGAGACTCGAGGCTCCGATCTCGAACCTGCCCGGGATCGGTCCGGCACTCTCCGGCCGGGCCGCCGAGACCGGGGTGGAAACGGTCACGGACCTGCTCTGGCGCGTACCGAGAGCCCTCGATGCCCCTCCCGGAACCCGCCTGATCGAGGAACTGGAACCCGGGGAGGTCACGATCCTTGCGGTCGAGATCGAGCGGTCCCGCCGGGTCCGCACCAGAAAGCGGGGTCTCAGTGTGATCGAGGCGCGAGTTGCCGACAGTTCGGGCGCGGTCAAGGCAACCTGGTTCAACCAGCCCTGGCTGGCGGAAAGGCTGATGCCCGGAAGCCGATTCCTTCTGGAGGGGCGGCTCGGACCCAAAGGCTTCACCGTTTCCGCTTCCGAACCCCTCGGGGGCGCGGTCACGGTCGGTCCGGCCGGGGGGTCGATCCGATGGGATCGCCCCGATACGGAACTGCCGTCGCAGCTTTCCTCCGATGCCCCGCGGGTAAGCCGGCCGGGCGGCGCCGAGATCGGTCCGGCCCGCTGGCGTCGCTGGGTCTTCGAGGCCTGCCGTCTGGCCGCGCTGGCCGCTGATCCGGTTCCGGCGGAACTGTTGACCGCCCGGGGCCTGCCGGTCAGCGCCGCCGCGTTTCGCGAGATCCACTTCCCCGAAAACGAAGAGCGGGCGGGACTGGCCCTGAAACGGCTCGCCTGGGAGGAGTTGCTGCTCTACCGGGCGGCGATCGAAAACCGTCGCCGCCGCGAGCGGGACGCAAGCGGCCCGGCGGTTCCGCTGGACGGCCCGGACCGGGTCGGCACGGCCTGGCTTGAGCGGCTTCCCTTCAACCTGACCGAGGACCAGGCCCGGGCGATAGCCGGGATCAGGGTTGAGCTGGCCGGGACCGCGCCGATGCGCCGCCTGCTGATGGGCGAGGTTGGATCGGGCAAGACCGTGGTCGCCCTGGCGGCGGCGCTCCGGGCGGCGGAGTCGGATGCCCAGACTGCCCTGATGGCACCGACCGGAGTGCTGGCCGAACAGCATGCGGGCAGTATCGACCGGCTGCTCGACGGCACCGGGGTCCGGGTCGGCCTGCTCACTGGGGCCACCACGGGATCGGCCCGGAAGATGGTCCTGGACGCAGCCGCCGGCGGTGAACTCGACCTTCTGGTCGGCACCCACGCGCTCCTGGAACCCGAGGTCCGGTTTCGCCGCCTTGCGCTCGCGATCGTCGATGAGGAGCACCGGTTCGGGGTGCGGCAACGAGCCCGGCTCGAGGCCAAGGCGTCGTCCGGGGAGAGTGCCCACCTGCTTCACCTCTCGGCGACCCCGATCCCCCGGACCCTGTCGCTCACCCTCTACGGCGACCTCGACGTGACCACCCTGCGGGAGCTTCCCTCCGGACGCGGCCCGGTCCGGACCGAGCTTGCCCGGGAGACGGATCGGACCTCGGTGTTCGCCCGGGTCCGTGATGAGCTGGACCGGGGCCGCCAGGCGTTTGTGGTCTGCTCCCTGATCGAGGAGTCGGAGGAACTCGAGGCGCGGGCTGCCGCATCCGAGGCCGAGCGGCTGGCCGAGGCGGAGCTGGCCGGATACGAGGTCGGCCTGGTCCACGGACGGATGAAGCCGGGCGAAAAGGAGAGGGCGATGGCCGCCTTCGCCGACGGGCGGACCCGGATACTGGTCTCGACCACCGTGATCGAGGTCGGGATCGACGTTCCGAACGCGACCGTGATGGTGATCGAGGGAGCGGAACGGTTCGGACTCTCCCAGATCCACCAGCTGCGCGGCCGGATCGGCCGGGGTGAGCACGGCGGAACCTGCTTCCTCCTGCCGGGCGGCGGTGGCGCAATGGCTCGACGCCGACTGGCCGAGCTGACCCGTGAGAGCGACGGCTTCCGGCTGGCCGAACTGGACCTGGAGATGAGGGGGGAGGGGGAGATCACGGGAACCCGCCAGCACGGCGTGCCCCGGTTCCGGGCTGCATCTCTGCCCCGGGACGGTGAGCTGCTCGAGGCGGCCTGTGGCGATCTCGCACGACTCGGTGAGGGCCCCGATGCGGAGCTGCTGGCCGCTGCCGGGGAAGCCCGCTTCGGCCGGGTCGGGAGGTCGGATCGGTCCGGAGGAGAAGGAACGGAGCGGTGA
- the ribD gene encoding bifunctional diaminohydroxyphosphoribosylaminopyrimidine deaminase/5-amino-6-(5-phosphoribosylamino)uracil reductase RibD: protein MTAIQFVDDTEIWDRAVELAERGRGHASPNPCVGAVLVRDGRLIGEGWHRRRGGLHAEREALADARVRGEDPAGAAMYVTLEPCAHHGSQPPCSEALIEAGIAEVVIGSDDPTEKTAGIGPRQLEQAGITVRRADDEAADRCRGLVQDFRKMAATGRPLVLLKLAMTLDGRVATRTGDSRWITGPEARTVVHRLRAHCDAVAVGSGTFSGDDPRLTVRPEEHPDAAADSELRQPTRVLFDSGPVVTPDAALFDDIETAPLVIVTKPSADPERSAELEGAGATVIRTGVGTPAERFREALDRLGEKRIASVLLEGGPTLAGAALAAGEVDRAEIFVAPLLLGGGMPAIAGEGPDLISEATRAEDLRISRVGQDVHMSARINLW, encoded by the coding sequence ATGACCGCCATTCAATTCGTCGACGACACCGAGATCTGGGACAGGGCAGTCGAGCTGGCCGAACGGGGACGGGGGCACGCCAGCCCCAACCCCTGCGTCGGGGCGGTGCTGGTCCGGGACGGCCGTCTGATCGGCGAGGGCTGGCATCGGAGGCGCGGCGGACTCCACGCCGAACGTGAGGCGCTGGCCGACGCCCGGGTCCGGGGCGAGGACCCCGCCGGGGCGGCCATGTACGTCACCCTCGAGCCCTGCGCCCATCACGGCAGCCAGCCCCCCTGCTCCGAGGCGCTGATCGAGGCGGGGATCGCCGAGGTGGTGATCGGCAGCGACGATCCGACCGAAAAGACCGCCGGGATCGGACCACGGCAACTCGAGCAGGCCGGGATCACGGTGCGTCGGGCCGACGACGAGGCAGCCGATCGCTGCCGCGGGCTGGTGCAGGACTTCCGCAAGATGGCGGCGACCGGCCGGCCGCTGGTCCTGCTGAAGCTGGCGATGACCCTCGACGGCCGGGTCGCGACCCGGACCGGCGACTCCCGCTGGATCACCGGACCGGAAGCCCGGACGGTGGTTCACCGCTTGCGGGCGCACTGCGACGCGGTGGCGGTCGGCTCCGGAACATTTTCCGGCGACGACCCACGGTTGACCGTTCGCCCGGAAGAACATCCCGATGCCGCTGCCGACAGCGAACTCCGCCAGCCGACCCGGGTCCTGTTCGACTCCGGACCGGTCGTCACCCCGGATGCGGCCCTGTTCGACGACATCGAGACCGCCCCGCTGGTGATCGTCACCAAGCCGTCGGCCGACCCAGAGCGGTCGGCCGAACTCGAAGGGGCGGGCGCCACCGTGATCCGCACCGGGGTCGGAACCCCGGCCGAACGCTTCCGGGAGGCGCTCGACCGCCTCGGAGAGAAGAGGATCGCCTCGGTCCTGCTGGAAGGCGGACCGACCCTGGCCGGGGCGGCCCTCGCCGCCGGCGAGGTCGACCGGGCCGAGATCTTCGTCGCCCCGCTGCTGCTCGGAGGCGGGATGCCGGCGATCGCCGGGGAGGGGCCGGACCTGATCTCCGAGGCGACCCGGGCCGAGGATCTGCGAATCAGCCGGGTCGGTCAAGATGTCCACATGAGCGCACGGATCAACCTCTGGTGA
- a CDS encoding RsmD family RNA methyltransferase → MRVIGGDLGGRQLLAPKGWKVRPTPERVREAIFSALGDISGMRVADLYCGTGALGIEALSRGAAHATLVDRDTRPATGNVINLGLADRAELVRGEAPTWLASSTGRFDLVFADPPYRLDPAEAARLDRVLPGVLAPDGRVILECEARRPLGFPSLDAVRERRYGRTLVTFFRSIEPDSSR, encoded by the coding sequence GTGAGAGTGATCGGGGGAGATCTGGGCGGACGGCAGCTGCTGGCCCCGAAGGGCTGGAAGGTACGCCCCACCCCGGAGCGGGTGCGGGAGGCGATCTTCTCCGCCCTCGGTGACATTTCCGGAATGCGGGTGGCCGACCTCTATTGCGGGACCGGGGCGCTCGGAATCGAGGCCCTCTCGCGCGGCGCGGCGCATGCGACCCTGGTCGATCGCGACACCCGTCCGGCCACCGGCAACGTGATCAACCTCGGTCTCGCCGACCGGGCGGAGCTGGTTCGGGGTGAGGCCCCGACCTGGCTCGCCTCGTCCACCGGCCGGTTCGACCTTGTCTTTGCCGACCCGCCCTACCGCCTGGATCCAGCCGAGGCGGCCAGGCTGGACCGGGTGCTGCCCGGGGTGCTCGCCCCCGACGGCCGGGTGATCCTCGAGTGCGAAGCCCGCCGTCCTCTGGGATTTCCTTCCCTGGATGCCGTCCGGGAACGGCGTTACGGCCGGACCCTGGTTACATTCTTCCGGTCAATCGAACCCGACTCGTCCAGATGA
- a CDS encoding DAK2 domain-containing protein, with product MADPSIERFRRVVASAYGYLEARRQEVNDLNVFPVADGDTGDNMAMTMRAVMEELDRLDDDQSVDEIGRTELVSALARAALLGARGNSGVILSQIVRGAAEELASRPGELVDPVLVASAFANAADAAYASVREPAEGTMLTVFREMAHSISRQLAHIEPERQRLGPEATAVEQDALLAEVLERAIEDGERAVKRTPEQLDVLADSGVVDAGGYGLVLILAGVLAALRGEDAELPEIAHQTAGRPVHTHREDSRFRYCTNFMVSGSDLSSRGFIPRLERLGDSVLVVGDPTTLKVHVHTDDPDRAVAVFDGEGEVSDLDVADMHAQVAEREARLDGGKKTAVIAVASGDGLAGLFGRSGAEVVDGGETLNPSTSEILAAIEASRAESVIVLPNSSNVIMAAEKACSIADREAVVIPTETQQAGLLALIGFDPAAELEANRELIEGELDRIHTGGVAPAARNDAQGRFRLGDAVGFIDGEIVAWGGAGSALIRTVELLCEEGAELVTVISGEGAPFPLTEIESHAPDGIELDLHEGGQPSWWWLLASQ from the coding sequence GTGGCTGACCCATCGATCGAACGGTTCAGGCGCGTTGTCGCGTCCGCTTACGGTTACCTCGAAGCCCGACGGCAGGAGGTCAACGACCTCAACGTCTTCCCGGTCGCCGACGGCGACACCGGCGACAACATGGCGATGACCATGCGGGCCGTGATGGAGGAGCTCGACCGCCTCGACGACGACCAGTCGGTCGACGAGATCGGTCGCACCGAACTGGTTTCCGCTCTGGCCCGGGCGGCCCTGCTCGGCGCCCGTGGCAACTCCGGCGTGATCCTCAGTCAGATCGTCCGCGGGGCTGCCGAGGAGTTGGCCTCCCGACCGGGAGAGCTGGTCGATCCGGTGCTGGTCGCCTCCGCTTTCGCAAATGCCGCCGACGCCGCCTACGCCTCGGTTCGTGAACCGGCCGAGGGCACCATGCTGACCGTGTTCCGCGAGATGGCCCACTCGATCTCCCGCCAGCTCGCCCACATCGAACCGGAACGGCAGCGGCTCGGCCCGGAAGCCACTGCCGTCGAGCAGGATGCGCTGCTGGCCGAGGTGCTCGAACGGGCGATCGAGGATGGTGAACGGGCGGTCAAGCGGACCCCGGAACAGCTCGACGTGCTGGCCGACTCGGGCGTGGTCGACGCCGGCGGCTACGGCCTGGTGCTGATTCTCGCCGGGGTTCTTGCTGCGCTTCGCGGCGAGGACGCAGAACTTCCCGAGATCGCCCATCAGACCGCGGGCCGACCGGTCCACACCCACCGTGAGGACAGCCGGTTCCGTTACTGCACGAACTTCATGGTCTCCGGCAGCGACCTTTCCTCGCGTGGCTTCATTCCGCGGCTGGAGCGGCTTGGTGACTCGGTGCTGGTGGTCGGAGATCCGACCACCCTGAAGGTGCATGTTCACACCGACGACCCCGATCGGGCGGTTGCCGTGTTCGACGGGGAGGGCGAGGTTTCCGATCTCGACGTCGCCGACATGCACGCCCAGGTGGCTGAACGCGAGGCCCGGCTTGACGGTGGGAAAAAGACCGCTGTAATCGCGGTGGCCAGCGGTGACGGGCTGGCCGGACTGTTCGGCCGGAGCGGGGCGGAGGTGGTCGATGGCGGCGAGACGCTGAACCCCTCCACCTCCGAAATCCTGGCTGCGATCGAGGCCTCCCGGGCCGAGTCGGTGATCGTGCTGCCGAACTCGTCCAACGTGATCATGGCTGCCGAGAAGGCCTGTTCGATTGCCGACCGTGAGGCAGTGGTGATCCCGACCGAGACCCAGCAGGCCGGTCTGCTGGCCCTGATCGGGTTTGACCCGGCAGCCGAACTGGAGGCCAACCGGGAGCTGATCGAGGGTGAGCTCGACCGGATCCACACCGGCGGGGTTGCCCCGGCAGCCCGCAACGATGCCCAGGGCCGATTCCGGCTGGGGGATGCGGTCGGTTTCATCGACGGCGAGATCGTCGCCTGGGGCGGGGCCGGATCCGCCTTGATTCGGACCGTCGAGCTGCTCTGCGAGGAGGGTGCCGAGCTGGTCACCGTGATCTCCGGCGAGGGAGCACCGTTTCCGTTGACCGAGATCGAAAGCCACGCCCCGGACGGGATTGAGCTGGATCTCCACGAGGGTGGCCAGCCGAGCTGGTGGTGGCTGCTCGCAAGCCAGTAG
- a CDS encoding bifunctional 3,4-dihydroxy-2-butanone-4-phosphate synthase/GTP cyclohydrolase II, whose translation MPGTEPFATIEEALEEIREGRMVIVTDDEDRENEGDLVMAAQFATPEAINFMVKEARGLVCLALTGERCDQLGLSLMTAKNEAPLETAFTVSIEAAEGVTTGISAHDRARTVQVAIEPNATPRDIVVPGHVFPLRAKDGGVLERTGHTEAAVDLARMAGLGPAGVICEVMNEDGTMARISDLTGYAERHSLKMITIADLIAYRRENEKLIERVVSTALPTSFGDFTAVGFRSLVDDKHHIAMVKGEVDDGEPVLVRVHSECLTGDVFHSMRCDCGEQLAAALAMIEQEGKGVLLYLSQEGRGIGLLNKLRAYKLQEEGLDTVDANLQLGLPADLRDYGIGAQILRDLGLRRIRILTNNPKKIIGLEGHGLEVTEQIKIEAPPNLHNEDYLRTKRDRMGHILHHQGLALDEEMLHDEKEHDRERREAGPRAASEAGRNA comes from the coding sequence ATGCCTGGCACAGAACCTTTCGCGACCATCGAAGAGGCCCTGGAGGAGATCCGTGAGGGCCGCATGGTGATCGTCACCGACGACGAGGATCGTGAGAACGAGGGCGACCTGGTGATGGCGGCCCAGTTCGCGACTCCGGAGGCGATCAACTTCATGGTCAAGGAGGCCCGTGGCCTGGTCTGTCTGGCCTTGACCGGGGAGCGCTGCGACCAGCTCGGACTTTCGCTGATGACCGCCAAGAACGAGGCACCGCTGGAGACCGCCTTCACGGTCTCGATCGAGGCGGCCGAAGGGGTCACCACCGGGATCTCGGCCCACGACCGGGCCCGGACCGTCCAGGTCGCGATCGAGCCGAACGCCACACCGCGCGACATCGTCGTGCCCGGCCATGTCTTCCCGCTGCGGGCCAAGGACGGCGGCGTGCTGGAACGCACCGGCCACACCGAGGCGGCGGTCGACCTGGCCCGGATGGCAGGGCTCGGTCCGGCCGGAGTGATCTGCGAGGTGATGAACGAGGACGGCACCATGGCCCGAATCTCCGATCTCACCGGCTACGCCGAACGGCACAGCCTGAAGATGATCACGATCGCCGACCTGATCGCCTACCGCCGCGAGAACGAGAAGCTGATCGAACGGGTGGTGTCGACCGCCCTGCCGACCAGTTTCGGTGATTTCACCGCGGTCGGTTTCCGCTCCCTGGTCGACGACAAGCACCACATCGCGATGGTCAAGGGTGAGGTCGACGACGGCGAGCCGGTGCTGGTCCGGGTTCACAGCGAGTGCCTGACCGGAGACGTCTTCCACAGCATGCGCTGCGACTGCGGTGAACAGCTCGCCGCTGCCCTGGCGATGATCGAGCAGGAAGGCAAAGGGGTGCTGCTCTATCTCTCCCAGGAGGGTCGCGGTATCGGCCTGCTGAACAAGTTGCGGGCCTACAAGCTGCAGGAGGAGGGACTGGACACGGTCGATGCCAACCTTCAGCTCGGCCTTCCCGCCGATCTCAGGGATTACGGCATCGGTGCCCAGATCCTGCGCGACCTCGGCCTGAGAAGGATCCGGATCCTGACCAACAACCCGAAGAAGATCATCGGGCTGGAGGGCCACGGCCTCGAGGTGACCGAACAGATCAAGATCGAGGCGCCGCCGAATCTCCACAACGAGGACTACCTGCGGACCAAGCGGGACCGGATGGGCCACATCCTCCATCACCAGGGACTCGCCCTCGACGAGGAGATGCTCCACGACGAGAAGGAACACGATCGGGAACGGCGTGAGGCCGGCCCCAGGGCGGCATCGGAGGCCGGGCGGAATGCCTGA
- the ribH gene encoding 6,7-dimethyl-8-ribityllumazine synthase, translated as MPDRYAICVGSFYTDLAERLIHGAREEFTAAGVGPERITVFEIPGAFELPLAASYCARSGRFAGVACLGAVIRGETDHYDFVCAEAARGIQDVQLETGVPCGFGVLTVDSMEQALARTGGGKRDQGASAARAVLRMNEIRAELRA; from the coding sequence ATGCCTGACCGGTACGCAATCTGTGTCGGCAGCTTCTACACCGACCTCGCGGAACGGCTGATCCACGGAGCCCGGGAGGAGTTCACGGCGGCCGGGGTCGGTCCGGAGCGGATCACCGTTTTCGAGATTCCCGGCGCCTTTGAACTGCCGCTGGCGGCCAGCTACTGTGCCCGCTCCGGGCGGTTCGCGGGGGTGGCCTGCCTCGGGGCGGTGATCCGCGGCGAAACCGACCACTACGACTTTGTCTGTGCCGAGGCGGCCCGGGGAATCCAGGACGTCCAGCTTGAAACCGGGGTGCCATGCGGCTTCGGGGTGCTGACGGTCGACAGCATGGAGCAGGCCCTGGCCCGCACCGGTGGCGGCAAGCGCGACCAGGGGGCCTCCGCCGCCCGGGCGGTTCTCAGGATGAACGAAATCCGGGCTGAACTGAGGGCCTGA
- a CDS encoding riboflavin synthase yields MFSGLIADRGRIQRIDTGSDGARIRISTALAGEISTGDSVAVNGCCLTATEVDSGSFSAEAMNQTLELTSLGSLQPGSEVNLEPALRVDQRLGGHIVQGHVDGRGEVISLKPDGFSVRLTVGLPVGLSRYVIPQGSITVEGVSLTVTKCSPGRLEVALIPETRERTTLGSLEPGDPVNLECDVIARYVERMLPPYAEGMAPPPAKDNDRST; encoded by the coding sequence ATGTTTTCGGGACTGATCGCCGATCGCGGCCGGATCCAGCGGATCGATACGGGTTCCGACGGGGCCCGGATCCGGATCTCCACCGCGCTGGCCGGAGAGATCTCGACCGGAGACTCGGTTGCGGTCAACGGCTGCTGCCTGACTGCCACCGAGGTCGACTCCGGTTCCTTCAGCGCCGAGGCGATGAACCAGACCCTTGAGCTCACCTCCCTCGGATCGCTTCAGCCGGGTTCCGAGGTCAATCTGGAACCGGCCCTGCGGGTCGACCAGCGGCTCGGCGGCCACATCGTTCAGGGCCACGTGGACGGCAGGGGCGAGGTGATCTCGCTGAAGCCGGACGGTTTCTCGGTCCGGCTCACGGTCGGCCTGCCGGTCGGTCTCTCCCGCTACGTGATCCCGCAGGGTTCGATCACGGTCGAGGGAGTGAGCCTGACCGTGACCAAATGCTCCCCGGGCCGGCTCGAGGTGGCCCTGATCCCGGAAACCCGCGAACGGACCACCCTCGGGAGCCTGGAGCCGGGCGATCCGGTCAACCTCGAGTGTGATGTGATCGCCAGATACGTGGAGCGGATGCTGCCACCATATGCAGAGGGCATGGCACCGCCACCCGCAAAAGACAACGACCGGAGTACCTGA
- the coaD gene encoding pantetheine-phosphate adenylyltransferase translates to MNAKTHRTAICPGSYDPVTNGHLDIISRASRIFDRVVVGVVNQPIRKKKTLFTAAERQVFIEDATAGLENVEVQVFSDLLVEFARDVGASAVVKGLRAISDFEYENEMAQLNYKLDPGVESVYVFAHPEYSFLSSTGVKEMATFNADVGDLVPAPVAAALGDRLGRE, encoded by the coding sequence ATGAACGCAAAAACTCACCGAACCGCAATCTGTCCCGGAAGCTACGACCCGGTCACCAACGGCCATCTCGACATCATCTCCCGAGCCTCCCGGATCTTTGACCGGGTGGTCGTGGGGGTGGTCAACCAGCCGATCCGGAAGAAGAAGACCCTGTTCACCGCAGCCGAGCGGCAGGTCTTCATCGAGGATGCCACCGCCGGTCTCGAAAACGTCGAGGTACAGGTGTTCTCCGACCTGCTGGTCGAGTTCGCCCGGGATGTCGGGGCGAGCGCCGTGGTCAAGGGACTCCGGGCGATCTCCGACTTCGAGTACGAAAACGAGATGGCCCAGCTCAACTACAAGCTCGACCCCGGGGTCGAGTCGGTCTACGTGTTTGCCCACCCCGAGTACAGCTTCCTTTCCTCCACCGGAGTGAAGGAGATGGCCACCTTCAACGCCGACGTCGGGGACCTCGTTCCCGCCCCGGTGGCCGCCGCTCTCGGCGATAGACTGGGCCGAGAGTAA